In Dromaius novaehollandiae isolate bDroNov1 chromosome 4, bDroNov1.hap1, whole genome shotgun sequence, a single genomic region encodes these proteins:
- the NOA1 gene encoding nitric oxide-associated protein 1: MHRLGRAFLGGLARARAWRPVPRRGAAASGEEEQFVFPEYEPEPVPERREAAPHRKAEPVAERRRGPGAAGRPDPSVPPSGVSCSGCGAELQCRDGAAPGFLPAEKYRSLAGGAAGLRAAVCQRCWLLAHHGRALRLELPPEQHRLVVRAALRRPPRHGRGPLLLYLLDVLELPDPVLPQLPALLSPTAPAAGVLVVGNKVDLLPRDGPGHLGRLRWRVAAACAQAGLRGAPLVGICLVSAKTGFGLEGLVSQLQHSWRGAGDVYLLGATNSGKSTLFNALLRSDYCKSRAPDVVDCATVSPWPGTTLNLLKFPIINPTCDRIFRRQERLKAEAEKTEDQLSNEEIKCLNHLKKQGYLVGRVGRTFQRPKRSPVVDFDPDALSYSVDEDPGYPPQKREEKEEFTYNEVKDARWCFDTPGIAKEDCVLNLLTEKEVKLVLPTHAIVPRTFILKPEMVLFLAALGRIDYLQGKKPAWFSVVASNLLPVHVTTMSKADAIYEKYAGKELLKVPMGGEERMKEFPPLIPQDITLEGIGTTEAVADIKLSSAGWVAVTAHPQEKLLLRAYTPKGTALVVREPPLLPYICNIRGARIAGTAAYRTKKPPSLVENLKTTGSR, encoded by the exons ATGCACCGCCTGGGCCGGGCGTTCCTGGGCGGGCTGGCCCGCGCCCGGGCCTGGCGGCcggtgccgcggcggggggctgcggcgagTGGCGAGGAGGAGCAGTTCGTCTTCCCCGAGTACGAGCCGGAGCCGGTGCCGGAGCGGAGGGAGGCGGCGCCCCACCGGAAGGCGGAGCCGgtcgcggagcggcggcgggggccgggggcggcggggcggcccgacCCGTCGGTGCCGCCGAGCGGCGTGAGCTGCTCGGGCTGCGGGGCCGAGCTGCAGTGCCGCGACGGCGCGGCGCCGGGCTTCCTGCCGGCGGAGAAGTACCGGAGcctggcgggcggcgcggcgggactgCGCGCCGCCGTGTGCCAGCGGTGCTGGCTGCTGGCGCACcacggccgggcgctgcggctggaGCTGCCCCCCGAGCAGCACCGCCTTGTGGTGCGtgccgcgctgcgccgcccgccgcgccacGGCCGCGGCCCGCTCCTCCTCTACCTCCTCGACGTGCTGGAGCTGCCCGACCCGGTGTTGCCGCAGCTGCCGGCGCTGCTGAGCCccaccgcccccgccgccggcgtcCTGGTGGTGGGCAACAAGGTGGACCTGCTGCCCCGCGACGGCCCCGGGCACCTGGGGCGGCTGCGGTGGCGGGTGGCGGCGGCCTGCGCCCAGGCGGGcctgcgcggggccccgctggTGGGCATCTGCCTGGTGAGCGCCAAGACGGGCTTCGGCCTCGAAGGGCTGGTcagccagctgcagcattcctggcGGGGCGCGGGCGACGTCTACCTGCTGGGCGCCACCAACTCGGGCAAGTCAACGCTCTTCAACGCCCTGCTGCGCTCCGACTACTGCAAGTCCCGCGCCCCCGACGTCGTCGACTGTGCCACCGTCTCGCCCTGGCCAG gaacaaCACTCAATCTGCTAAAATTTCCAATCATTAACCCTACGTGTGACAGGATATTCCGAAGGCAGGAAAGGCTGAAAGCAGAGGCGGAAAAAACAGAAGACCAGCTGAGTAATGAAGAAATAAAGTGCCTTAATCACCTTAAAAAGCAAGGTTACTTAGTGG GAAGAGTTGGAAGAACATTTCAACGGCCGAAGCGTAGCCCTGTGGTTGACTTTGACCCTGACGCGCTCTCGTATAGCGTAGACGAAGATCCTGGCTATCCCCCTCAGAAGCGCGAAGAAAAGGAAGAGTTCACGTACAATGAAGTGAAGGATGCTCGCTGGTGTTTTGACACACCAGGGATTGCAAAGGAAGACTGC GTTTTAAATCTTCTGACAGAGAAGGAAGTAAAGCTGGTTTTGCCAACGCATGCCATCGTTCCACGGACTTTCATCCTCAAGCCAGAGATGGTCTTGTTTTTAGCAGCCTTGGGACGTATAGACTACTTACAG GGAAAAAAACCCGCCTGGTTTTCTGTCGTGGCTTCTAATCTGTTGCCAGTCCACGTTACTACCATGAGTAAAGCAGATGCCATCTATGAGAAGTATGCTGGCAAGGAGTTACTGAAG GTTCCTATGGGCGGTGAAGAGCGAATGAAGGAGTTCCCCCCGCTTATCCCTCAGGACATTACACTGGAAGGAATTGGTACCACTGAGGCAGTCGCGGACATCAAGCTTTCCTCCGCAG GCTGGGTGGCAGTGACAGCTCACCCGCAAGAGAAACTGCTGCTGCGAGCCTACACTCCCAAGGGTACTGCGCTGGTAGTGCGGGAGCCTCCCCTTTTGCCATACATCTGTAACATCAGAGGTGCTCGGATCGCAGGCACTGCTGCCTATAGGACCAAAAAGCCTCCTTCCCTGGTGGAAAACTTGAAAACCACAGGGAGCAGATAG